TGTTCTTTGCACTTTCACGAGTCTAAAAACTGCATTCTGGTTGTTATTGCACTCATAGAATATGAgttcagcagcaaaatccactagtttttatccatctcaaggggcagccattttgccactgtaATTGACTGAAAAATGacctcacagttgctcagggctccaATAATGACCAATCGTggttcacctgttttctgaagctgagccatgattgatcGTCACCTGAACCCttagatgtcattttcagttgacagagaATGgcaaaaatgccccccccccccaaccaagatggacaaaaacaggtggattctACTGCGCAACTcatatattccacaaacacaacgtGAATCACAGTGCTGTGTTTACACCAGTGGGACTTCAAAGAACAtatttttgtcaagaaatgtttgGGGTTGATTTTCGCTTCAAAGAGCAACAGCTGGACTCAGACGACGAGTACAACAACTGAGTTTGATGTGACAGAATGAGAGAACATGATTTTATGACTTACCGGTATATGGGAACAATAGttccaaaattaaataaacagtGAAATAATTCAAGAGCAAAATAATTGCCTGTACAGGTACAGTATattgaaataaacaaacaaacaaacaaacaaataataactaaatatatgtattaaaataattacaaataataattacagtccgaggatgaagcggttctgaagatgaatgaatgaactacagtctacatgttgaaatataaaaaaaatcctcatctcacccttcgggtggtgtccgtccctcattcagctcgggtcctctaccagaggccaggaagcttgagggttctgcgcagtatccttgctgttcccagcactgcacatttctggactgagatgtccgatgttgttcccgggatctgttgcaaccactcatctagtttgggggtcactgccccgagtgctccgaccaccacaggcacgactgtcacctttaccttccaggctctctccagctcctctctgagcccttggtatttctcgagtttctcatgttccttcttcctgatgtttccatcacttgggactgctacatccactacaacggctttcctctgccctttatctatgatcacgatatctggttggttcgccattaccatcttgtcagtctggatctggaagtcccacaggatcttcgctctgtcattctccaccaccttcggaggtgtttcccattttgaccttggggtttccagtccatactccgcacagatgtttcggtagactatgccagccacctggttatggcgttccatgtaggctttccctgccagcatcttacaccctgcagttatgtgttggatcgtctcaggtgcctctttgcacaacgagcggagatgggcgagatgcgataacattatatatatatatatatatatatatatagcggctggatagctcagttggtaaggcatacgggagacggtggttcgaatcctgcttggggcaaaaatgagcacataacaccatccagtgtgggtccttgggcaagatccttcacgctaatgcctacctcatacaatgatgagagaccataaaacgaatgacatgccggctcagacgtcgcccggccaaacaaggtctgcgtcaggtgctggggaaccagagcaccttgatgaaaaatgggctactggaacaaagcggagatgggcgagaggcgataacatggctctgttggaatgctactactcaagcaacccttgtcagaggggttacatgcagagaatgtgggctaaatggttacttcgaaacccacagtcacggttgaccacgaaacaactagtagctcagtgttccaacatccacaaacggcaactgctgtcacaacttgagattgatgaggtacaacgcaggttccatgccGAAGTGCCCCAggatgccagatcagaggaggaggtcatacaagagattgggaggcaagccccaatgaatgcagatgatgagattgggtggccagccacaatgaatgaaatgctgagcgaggcagcaactgacctgaaagctaagatcatggcgagaatgaaagctgggcaacctagaaaccgattacaacggctatgtgaagtaccatctgaaagtctcatagaaagtgtgaatgcagcactgagggcgatccctaccgtaacgatcacagaaaccaatgagctgatatacgcttcagcatcagtgatcctggagactctgggctataagagcaaccatggaagccatgagatacgttacccaccatggaaaagacggttggaggctaagatcaaggcggcccggaaagatgtgagtcaattgacggaggcccagagaggtgtgatgaaaaggccgatacccgagaggtacatccagatgaccatacctgaagcactcgaaactgccaaacaaaggctccaagccttgtccagtcgcctaaagcggtacacgaaagagaatgaggccagacgaacaaacaggctgttcgcaacacaaactgcgaaagtgtacgctcagtggcagggtcctaccaacagagccgacccaccaagactggaaactgaaaggtactggaaaggcatatgggagaaggaggttgcacaatggctggtgaccctgagagaggagcacagcaacctccctgaacagaacccagtttccataacagtggcagacatacaggaaagagtctcagatatgaagaactggacaccaggcccagacatggtccacacctactggctaaagacactcacagcactccatgagcgcctagcagcacaaatgaaccagctgctgagcgaTGGGACTCACCctggatggctaaccgaagggcaaacgatcctgatcatgaaggatccctcaaagcatgcagtcccatccaacatCCCAGTCCCatccaagactgcaggtcccgacataccaacctgtgcacagcctggattgattacaagaaagcctatgattCGATGCCaaatacatggatcactgaatgcttggagttaaaggtaaacaggaccctaagagcctttgttgcgaactcgatgaggatgtgaaaaaccacacttgaagccaatggcaagccacttacccaagtgtccatgaaatgtggcatataccaaggtgatgcactctccccactgctgttctgtataggactgaaccctctaaggcaagtaatcaccaagacaggctcgtgagtgtgagagccactgtccaggatgaaacatccaagctcaatgaatacatcaaggagaaagctccaacggatgacgtactcagggaatgtctcagacaatcgggaacagaggatgaggcgctggaagagggaccatcatgggaggacaactcctacacgggatgtaccaccggaccataactgaagtggctgatcttaagaagtcctatcagtggctagagagggctagcctgaaggacagcacagaggcactcatcctggctgctcaggagcaggccctgagtaccagagccattgaggcccagatataccacaccagataagacccaaggtgtaggttgtggaaagaggcacctgagacgatccaacaaataactgcagggtgtaagatgctggcaaggaaagcctacatggaacgccataaccaggtggctggcatcgtCTACCGAAAAATCTGTGGGGAGTATggattggaaaccccaaggtcaaaatgggaaacacctccgaaggtggtggagaatgacagagcaaagatcctgtgggacttgaagatccagactgacaagaggATAATGGCGAACCagccagatatcgtgatcatagataaaggagcctggaaggtaaaagtgacagtcgtgcctgtggtggtcgtagCACTcgaggcagtgacccccaaactagatgagtggttgcaacagatcccgggaaccacatcggacatctcagtccagaaatgcgcagtgctgggaacagcaaggatactgcgcagaaccctcaagctacctggcctctggtaggggacccgagctgaatgagggacggacaccacccaaggggtgagacgaggatttttttttttatagagagagacagagagagagagagagagagagaaagttaaaaaaaaatacagaaataaattaatgatgatttatttaACCATGACCTAACCAtaaccatttatttatttaatttaggcACAATTGGGACACACTCCTGCTTCTTCTGTAATGTTAATAGAACggtagcgtttttttttttttttttttttggtttgcttgtTTTCTATACTTACCATTTTTTGGACATTATCCCAAGATTTTTTCAACCCAACTTCTGATTCATAACTTTTCATCCCCTCCTTTAATTCACCTTGTGCTTTGGAATCCAGCTGAAAAAAGCAGAGGGAAAGggatcaaatgtatttattcattcattcatttatcttttttttttttttttttttactgtggttcataaacaaaccacaaaacgGTGGGTGAGAAAAGATATTGTATGCCTACAATATCTACACAGGATAATTCCCTCCAGGGTCACTGTAAAAAGAACCCGGTCTCAAGTTAATTATACGCAGTCAACAGTTAGAGCCAAAACAATCTCAAGTCAGCCGCACTAAAATCAGCCATGTGAACTGCTATAAATAACTGTACAGAGGGACAACTCTCCTTGGATCTGATCAACCTTtccaaataaatgttgattaaccctttcatgcaccctgaaacctgataacatgataagctgtccactgtagtaaccgctgtccttgaaagggttaaattattCTTACTTTGTCCACCAAAAATGTCAATTAGTCATGAGATGTTACTTCGACCTTATTCTCTTTGCTGAAAATGAAGTTAGGATTCCTTGAACTCCATGATTTCTGGACTAAAAATCCAATTATTAAAAGGAAGtgatgaaacaaaacacacatttcacgtttttttaaaatattgtttatGTGACTTGCATTTTGTGATTGTAAAATATGAGCAATGGGGACAAGAATGTACATTAGAGAATACATTTGTATGAGGCTGTTTGACAATCGAGAAGAGATCAAGCAATATTTGTGTTACACAAATATTTAATGGGTTTGCTGTATTTTGcaatcaaaaatgcaaacaaaaacaacaacataaaccttTCTGTCTAAGTATctattcaaggaaaaaaaagcaaagaaatgtcCTCCAAGTTGTCAAGTGAGACAACAAATGCATCTCAGAGGCTTTACAATATCAGGATTTTGGAGCTCATTGTCATGATCTGATTTCGGTTGATTTTGGTTTTGATACgattttagttaaaaaaaaatcatattttgatttttgtgtTCTTTGTCCAAAGTCTGCCTCATTACGTATTGTGTCCACTTGTGCTTGTCATCCTggtcttttgggttttttttcccagtcagcTCATTGAGCTACTTGTGTCTTGTCTAGGGGCCTCTTCTGAAAGTCCAATCTCCTAACGTTTATGCCACTTGTCCTTCATGATTTTTTGGATTACATCATCAGGTCAAGGAGAGATGAAAAGGGGATTCCTTTCCAATTTAGGAAAGGAGAACACTGCTTCAAATAAACTACTGACGTAAGTCTCGAACTTGCGGGCTTCAGGTGCAAAATACTGGCTGAACAACATAATGAAAAAGATAGTTACTAATTGTTGTTTCGGTGAAGGATCACTCATGatgtttttcattgattttggtATTGCCCATTCTctaacaatgcaaaaaacaaaaacttttcttacctttttttggggggaaaatatgACATTCAACATTCAATACATGGAAAATGGGAAGGGGCGGTGATTGGTGTAAGGCCCCCACACCCAACATCTCCCTCAATATtgggaatttatttatttattctttaatGCTGAGAAACCTTGGATAAAAACCTGCCGTGAATAaaattgtgcatgtgtgtttgaaaataaacaacaatggaTAGTGTAGCAcagatatatccatccattttccgaaccacttgatcctcactagggttgcgggggctgctggagcctatcccagctgtcttcgggcagtaggcgggggacaccctgaatcggttgccagccaattgcagggcacacagagacgagcaaccatccacgctcacgttcacacttagggacaatttaaagtgttcaatcagcctgccatgcacgtttttggaatgtgggaggaaaccggagtacccagagaaaatccacacagaaccagggagaacatgcaaactccacacagggagctgcaATTGAACCTCTGAACATatatacctctgcactgtgaagtcgatgtgctaaccactggaccaccgggacgCCTTTTTTTcgatatacatatatagatataaaaaaacaaatcctcgtctcacccctcgggtggtgtctgtccctcattcagctcgggtcctctaccagaggccaggaagcttgagggttctgcgcagtatccttgctgttcccagcacagcacatttctggactgagatgtccgatgttgttcccgggatcagttgcaaccactcatctagtttggggatcactgccccgagtgctccgaccactacAGGCACGAcggtcacctttaccttccaggctctctccagctcctctctgagcccttggtattatatatatataatattcctcgtctcacccctcggatgGTGGCCGTCCCttattcagctcgggtcctctaccagaggcctcTACCACactccatgttgtggagagacaggttattggccgatagttgaatgggactgcaccctttgagggatccttcatgatcaggatcgttcgcccttcggttagccatcctgggtgagtcccatccctcagcagctggttcatttgtgctgctaggcgctcatggagtgctgtgagtttctttagccagtaggtgtggaccatgtccggtcctggtgctgtccagttcttcatatctgagactctttcctgtatgtctgccactgtaatGGTAACtcggttctgttcagggaggtttctgtgctcctctctcagggtcaccagctattgtgcactgctgttatgtgcaacctccttctcccatatgcctttccagtaccttttagtttgcagtcttggtgggtcagctctgttgttaggaccctgccactgagcgtacacttttgcaggttgtgttgcgaacagcctgtttattcgtctgggctcattctctttcgtgtaccgctttaggcggctggacaaggcttggagcctttgtttgggagtttcgagtgcttcaggtatggtcatctggatgtacctttcggatatcggccttttcatcacacctctctgggcctacGTCAATTGGCTCACATCTTTTCGAGCTGCCTTTacaaactgagctatccagccgctatatatatatatatcaaatcaagaagtcctatcagtggttagagagggctggcctgaaggacagcacagaggcactcatcctggctgctcaggagcaggccttgagcaccagagccatcgaggcccaaatataccacaccagacaagacccaaggtgtaggttgtgcaaagaggcacctgagacgatccaacacataactgcagggtgtaagatgctggcagggaaagcctacatggaacgccataaccaggtggctggcatagtctaccgaaacatctgtgcggagtacggactggaaaccccaaggtcaaaatgggaaacacctccgaaggtggtggagaatgacagagcgaagatcctgtgggacttccagatccagactgacaagatggtaatggcgaaccaaccagatatcatgatcatagataaagggcagaggaaagccgttgtagtggatgtagcggtcccaagtgatggaaacatcaggaagaaggaacatgagaaactcgagaaataccaagggctcagagaggagctggagagagcctggaaggtaaaggtgacagtcgtgcctgtggtggtcggagcactcggggcagtgacccccaaactagatgaatggttgcaacagatccctggaacaacatcggacatctcagtccagaaatgtgcagtgctgggaacagcaaggatactgcgcagaaccctcaagcttcctggcctctggtagaggacccgagctgaatgagggacggacaccacccgagggggtgagatgaggattttatatatatatatatatatatatatatatatatatatatatatatatatatatatatatatatatatattcattcattcattcattcatattcctaaccgcttgatcctcattagggtcgcggggggtgctggagcctatcccagctgtctccgggcagtaggcgggggacaccctgaatcggttgccagccaatcgcagggcacacagagacgaacaaccattcgcactcacactcacacctcgggacaatttagagtgttcaatcagcctgccatgcatatttttggaatgtgggaggaaaccggagcacccggagaaaacccacgcaggcccggggagaacatgcaaactccacacagggaggccggagctggaatcgaacccggtacctctgcactgtgaagccgacgtgctaaccactggactaccgggccgccctatatatatatatatatatatatatatatatatatatatatatatatatatatatatatatatatatacacacacacacacacacacacacacactcacaccggtatgttggagaatgacagagcgaagatcctgtgggacttccagatccagactgacaagatggtaatggcgaaccaaccagatatcgtgatcatagataaagggcagaggaaagccgttgtagtggatgtagcggtcccaaatgatggaaacatcagaaagaaggaacacgagaaactcgagaaataccaggggctcagagaggagctggagagagcctgaaaggtaaaggtgacagtcgtgcctgtggtggtcggagcattcggggcagtaacccccaaacttaatgagtggttgcaacagaccccgggaacaacatcggacatctcagtccagaaatgtgcagtgctgggaacaggaaGGATACTGCgaagaaccctcaagcttcctggcctctggtagaggacccgagctgaatgagggacggacaccacccgatggggggtgagacgatgattttttttatatatcggtatgtaaacacatttaaaacataATTATATTTGAATGAATCGATCACTAAATCTAACCAAACAATTATCATTACAGAAGTTGCTCGTCATTTGTGTAAATAACTGTTTCAATGTTCAACTCCTTACTTTTTTAAGAACACTTTTTCCTCACTCCATTTCCTACTGACTGCCAATGCAAACAGCCAGTCCCTCAGTCTACTGGACAGTgtcagtaaaaactgaaaaaagtgtgtgtgaaaGTGAGCTCACCTGATCTCGAAAGATATGTATGACCAGTATGAGAGCAACTTCTGTCAGGACAAGGATCAACAGGATCACAAAGAACTGCAATAAAGGAGAGGCGTTCAGTTAGAAACCCATTTCATTATAATAAATCGCATCAGCATACTGACATTGTCAGCATGACCATGAGGGAGTGGGACAGTGCTGAAACTGCATATGTGGTCCTACCACGAACAACAGCCAGCGTTGCTCCTTAAGAGCCCCGAGACAGCCGAGAAAGCCCGTTACCATGGTGATTCCGCCAGCGACCAGCAGCAAGTTGGCTGCCGAGAGTGACGGGAAGGATAGAGGAAGAGATGAAAACTCGGACTGGGTGAAGGACAGCCAGACTCCAACACCAAACAATCCACATCCTCCCAGCTGTTTCAAAGATACAGTAGCATCAACTGTGCAATCTAAGTAGATTCCGTTGAAATAGTACTATCAGGGATTCAGATCTCCTCAAACTCACCCAGAAGAtgaggttaaaaacaaacatcacatATTTGATGCAGCACAAACATTTGCGAGATGCTGACATCCTGCAGAAAGAAAATAAGAGTCAACAGAAGAACCAAAATCTTATCATCTCCAATACCACCTATTTTACTCGCGGGAAAGATTTTTCAACTCAGATGAACTGAAATTGCTCTAAATGCTCTTGAGGGTCAGTCAAGTGAAGGGAAGGACAGTGTCTTTTACACCTTTTGCATGCTGTGGTATgattgattttatatatatgtgtgtgtgtgcgtgtgcgtgtgtgtgtgcgtgtgaaaatgagtaacttttctgaaacattgtaAAGTGTAGCTTTGAAATTTAATGatattgtaaaagaaaatacaatacaataaaattaaaatacaatagaataaaattatcataggtgtcaaactcaggtcctggagggccgctgtcctgcatgttttccaagtctccctgttgcagcacacctcattcaaatgatcagatcgtcagcaagctctgcggaagcctgacattcaacctgttcatttgaatctggtgtgcttcaacagggagacttggaaaacatgcaggacagtggccttccaggacctgagtttgacacccatgcgttaaatagtctgcaattgcagcttgcgatcagagctgttgcaatgtagcttttattttatttcattgttaatattatttttattattatatcagtcaaagttcattttgtgtactgttcaccgatggcactcgcaaagaatggcaatctggagggccaagtgaagcattttaaaacgtgaGCTACGAGAGTTAACACATTGCAAAAGTGTCTCCGAGTCAGGTCTCGATGAAGGTGGGCAGTGATTACCTTTTTACAAACTCAAAATCCcttgtgtctactttatttttctgtttcattcatcttATGGGCCgtaatggctgttgctcatcatggcatgcgtgtgttaAGTGTGTGCATATGCGCGCATGCGTGGTAACGCGTCAATCTcgggaggctggttgatcgaaaagtagatcttaggtcaaaaaagtttgggcacccctacaATAGAGGCACTCAAGTAGagttattttatgttttgtttcctaaaggtttttttttgtttgtatttagttCTCTTTTTTAGtttgcattaatttaaatttgttttttagttccttttgttttttgttttttttttccatttttttagttCCAATGAACCATGAACATACTAAATTATATTCTTTCTGTACAATTTGCATTGACAATGTAACGGAAAATAGAACACATCTCAATGGCAGTTGAGAAAATAATGGTtatgaatatccatccattcattttccgaaccgcttgatcctcactagcgtcgcggagggtgctggaccctatcccagccgtcttcgggcagtagacgggggacacccggaatcagttgccagccaatcgcagggcacacagagacgaacaaccatccacacccacactcacacctaaggacaatttagagtgtccaatcagcctgccaagcatctttttggaatgtgggaggaaaccggagcacccggagaaaacccactcaagcccggggagaacatgcaaactccacacagggaggccggagcgggaatcgaacctggtacctctgcactgcgaagccgacgtgctaaccactggagtaccgggccgccctggtcaCGAATACGAGGTACCAATTcagtttcattatttttgtgaatttgttcCTCACACCCCCCTTTCGTGGAACGAGAGGACTAGGCCACCTGTGAGTGCCCTGGAAAAGGGGAGAGGCTGACGGAAACACCCGCTGAATGTCAAGAACAATAAGAACGATACATGGTTTCACATCAGAGTCTTCAATAATACCAGAATAAGTTGCTCGATTTGTCGCCCATCGCTTTTTTAAGAGTCGCTAGAGGGGTCTGAAAAATCGCTAAAAATAGCGAGAAAGTCTCTAATTGTGTTTCCTTGACATGGTTACATAGTGAGACATTTCCTTATCTTCACGAGATGGTTTGTACAGCCCCACCACAGAGCAACAACCTCGTGCCAGGATGAAGATGTGCACAGCTTTTGTCCATGCATCCGTTTGTTTGTGAATGTGAACCTGAAAGGTCTTCAGTCTGATGACTGACCTCATACAGGAAGTCAAATTG
This region of Hippocampus zosterae strain Florida chromosome 17, ASM2543408v3, whole genome shotgun sequence genomic DNA includes:
- the tspan4b gene encoding tetraspanin-4 → MSASRKCLCCIKYVMFVFNLIFWLGGCGLFGVGVWLSFTQSEFSSLPLSFPSLSAANLLLVAGGITMVTGFLGCLGALKEQRWLLFVFFVILLILVLTEVALILVIHIFRDQLDSKAQGELKEGMKSYESEVGLKKSWDNVQKMFKCCGVTNKTDWYEVLNGTLPSSCCSVGIDQCTDGWSEPCYQKARQWLLDNIPSVLVFGVCIGVVQILALVFSMLMYCQIMCAEKYLD